Proteins co-encoded in one Pseudomonas beijingensis genomic window:
- the ccoS gene encoding cbb3-type cytochrome oxidase assembly protein CcoS produces MPALYVMIPAALLIVAIAVYIFFWAVDSGQYDDLDGPAHSILFDDQDPNHKAAVDEASGEARQPDDKAPPHA; encoded by the coding sequence ATGCCAGCTCTTTACGTGATGATCCCGGCCGCGCTGCTGATCGTGGCCATCGCCGTGTACATTTTCTTCTGGGCCGTGGACAGCGGCCAGTACGACGACCTCGACGGTCCGGCCCACAGTATTCTGTTCGACGATCAGGACCCGAACCACAAGGCAGCGGTGGACGAAGCCAGTGGCGAGGCCCGCCAGCCGGACGACAAGGCCCCGCCCCATGCTTGA